The nucleotide window GAATGTTTTGACAAACTACACCTGGACAATCCCTGCCACAAAAATGGCACAAAAATCCTAGCTGAATCCCTACCTAACAACAAGAATCATGGTTATATATATGGGAAATGGTTGAGAATTAAGTTCATAATACCACCAAACATATTTTCACTAAACTAATTATCCTAGACCAAGATTCTGCACTGACAACAGTAACACAACCTAAACCAAATATACTCACACTTGTGAAAAGCAACCAGCAAGAAGCTTCATCAATTAATCTGTAATGATCAtatctaaaatttcaacaatgtTGTAACTCTTAAAAGAACAAGGGAACAAACCAGTGTCAGCCACAGAATCCACGGCACCTTCTCCAGACTGTACTGGCTGCCTTGCATTTAATCCATTTGCAGCGGGTGGTTCACTGTGACCACCAATGGCACCGCCCCCAAGGCTAAGAGAGATCCAATCGTCAGTGCGGATACCATTTGACACATCGGCTTGGTCTCCCAAATCAGATTGCACTGACACATCTGAAGGCCTTGTTGGAAGAAATATTTGAAGAGACGGATCTTCCCTATCAAATGCCAAGGGATTGTCAACTAAACCATCACTGAGGTCAGCAGCAGGCTGACCAATAGAAGAATCTGGGACCAGAGATGAAGGTTCCATTGCAGTGTCCGGAGCCAATGTATAGCCATTCATCTGTGTCTGACAGTTAATGGGACCATGCTGTAGATCCACCAAGGTGTCTGGAACATCTGCATTTGAAGTGAATAGCTGAAAACCTGGGGAACCTTGGGTTCCAGAAGGTAATGACCAGAGGGGCATTCCAAAATCATTATCATTGGCAGCAAAGAGACCCAAGCAAGAATTCCCACCAGCACCTATAGAACCCAAAGTATCAGGAAAGTTATCAACATATCCAGTAGGGGGTATTGAAAAATTAACGCCACCAGCATCAGTTTGATTTTCCCTGTATACATTCCCAGGCGATATTAGTAGGTCATTTTCATCTTCTGAATCACtaagaacaataaaatttgGATTTGCAATTGGTGCAGATGGATTTGGGTCAGTAAATCCATATGTTGGATCAAGATTCAATGATATAGAATCAAGCTCAATTCCATTGCTAGCAAAATCAAAAGTCCCACCACCATCCTGATTTACACTTGGATCTTCACCATCCCTACCACTTCCAGTGCCACTGCTACTCATTGGGATAACTTTTGGCTCATGATTCTCTAACTTTCCCTGCAATCTATTACCAGAAGAGGTATTTATATCTTCAGGTTTGCTTACTTCCCAGAAACCATTGCTATTCTTCCTGATTCCAAGTTTCAAACCAACATGACCTTCAGAAGTACCTTCTTGTTTAACATGCTTCAATGTTTCCACTATTGGTTTAACTTCCTCAACAGGGGCACAAATAGAGCCATTTGGAAAGTGCCAAAGCGCCAGATCCCCAACCTCCCTACGCTCACtttcactttttgtttttacaCGCCAGGAACCATCCGGCTTCACCTCAATTTCAGCTATGTCTTCTCCACAGTTCCTCATCTGCACCACAAAAGTAAACCATGTATATATGAATGCATCTCAGTAACACATAAATACAGAGGGTCCAAAAGGTGCAGTACCTTAGATGCAATCCGATTGAAATAAGGATCAATAATTACATTTTCCAATGAGTAGTTCTTTAGACAAATTGGGCACTGCCACTGCAGTCAAAGACCAATGCTtgtcaaaaataacaaaatgactaAAGGACATGAAAGGGGGAAAAAAGAATAAGATATAAGACAATGAACTAATTTCAAGATTCAGTTGACTTACCTTTCTAGAACGTTGGTTGAGCTCCACAAAAACATCAAGATCAAAACAGCCCATATGAGCACAGGGTTTAAATCTTCCAGCAACCTTCATCCTTGAACCACTCATCTACATGCAGGTGAAAagataatatatacatatacttgTATATTTCAAAATAACAGCAATGCAGcttttaaatcaaaatacttATTACCGCCTAACAGAACCAAAGTCTAATCCAAATAATGCAACCACACTTAttcacataaaaaaatgaagaattacATTACAAATATCTCCTTCTTACAGATATTAATATAGGACAAATAATTGACATTAAATGTGTGCTAATGTTAATGAGAAAACCATACGCTATGTAAAACACATTGTCCACATGTTTATTTATGTTCAAAAGTCAACAAagaattctttatttatttatttatttatttttaattttatgttgccTATGATAATTTCATAGATACTATTCATGTTTAAagttagaagaaaaaattgtttggtaatattgtaattttctaGAAACATTAGAAAGCAAAAACTTAACAATAATGCTAAGTGCACTCAGTTTTGAGTATCCAATTGGATACccaaatgatgtattatcatgtgattgggtggCAAACCTACATATCATACTTTGTCATTCTTGATAACTAATTCACTGAGTGAGATATAGCAGTAAAATCAGAACTGTGGTTCCCAAAATCTCATTAAATGAAGCATGTTATTGTAGTTAAAACCCTACCGATGTGCTTTTAACGTCAATTAAAACTCAGCCTTATATTTGAGAGGCATGCCACCAACACTGAAACCCTTGAACCACAAATTGCCTTCATTTTAATGATAATCAGTTTAGTATCAACCATAAGACCATGTATTTGTGGTCTTCCAAAAGAACcagatatatcaattcgtattcaGGCTCttctcaaaaaaattattaattatagcAATTTCTAGCTGCTCATTACTTAAAATTTAGCCACTTTTTGCTTCAAATGTAAATCCATCCTGAGCCTAGTCAAATTACCGAACACCTTCCATGAACCATACAACTGAAGAAGATATAGtagtcaaattcaaaatatgtcCACATCACAATCAGGATTGAGCAAATAGCCAATCATTCAAAAGAAGCTTGCAAGAATATGTTATGCTGATTAGGTAAAAGCAAGAGTGAAGACCACACATTTCTTAATGTACCAAATATATTAGACAGGATAGTATCAATCTAACATGAAGACACCCCCGAAGAAAAGGGCAAGATATTGTAATGTAAAGTTCAATTGAAAGTTTGCTTTCAAACAGCTGATTCACAGGTAAGGAGCAGATTCATCACCAGGTGAATAAATGTCAAGTTACTACCATAAAACTACAATACTAACTTAGATGTTAACCGGAAAATTGTCCAAGAAATTAGGCCtcttttcaagaaaaaaatatcttcatTTGTTTGTAGACCAAGCACGCAAGTGAACATTTGGGCTTGCATGTGCTTTTACATTTTTTACTTAGCTTTCCACTGGGGAAGGCAAAGAAGGCTAAACTTTAAGAAGTTAACCATCGTTACAAAAAGCTCCAAATGTGACCAAAATTGACTAATGTTTAGGTGATCCTCATAGGCAATAGCATTGGGATCACAAGACAATTAGTTGCCAGAGGTTTTAGATAATTAGATCTCCAAAAACGAAAATTCAAATGGTCTCTCCAAATCCCTAAATAAGCATCAAAGGAATGAAGTGTAAAGCACCCCTTAATACTAACCACAAAATGCCACATGGACTTTATTTAGGTTACTTTCTCATTGCTTTCAAAACAAGCAACAAAAGGATTAGACTTGAAAGATAGTATCATGTGGAAACTGATTGGAAGCACGCAAAGGTGGAGAGGAGCTTGTTATTGGCTCTGTAGTTGCTATTTCTGCAGCTGGCATTGCAGGTCTTCTtcaaatataactatatttgtgATGTTTAATTCTAACTATTTACAAATCCTCTTTGTTGTTCTCTTCTAGTACTTTACACAAGCAATATTAGCCCCAGATCTGATTCTTCTACACGTCAATGCAATAAACCGTTTTTTGAAATAGCACATCCCATTAATTAAATCATTGATGTCTTCCATTTTCGAAGCATAAATTATAACTCTACACAATATGAGACCATTTCACAAAGAAAGAAATGCAACTTACAGGACAACGTAAATTGACACCAATAGCATCAGCAACAACTTCTAAATCACTATCACTGTCAGCATTATCTGCTGCATTCCCACCACCAACGCAACGACAAACACGAGCAAGAGCATCTTCAAAACGCTCACCTTCAGACTCCTTAGGAATCAAATTGAGAATCTAGACAACAAGACAAAAGTGCATATATAATATTCTACCATGAAAAGAGAAATCATTGAAAGTGTTAAAGGTGCAATCCAAGgaattaaaacataaatgatcTTATAATGAATCATCATGTGCAGCAGCAAGGATTAAATATGAAAGACAATCATGTCAAATAGAGCTGAGCAAGGAAAAAGGGCAAGATTGGCAAGGCAGAAAACCGTTACACCACCCTGCCAAAACAAAACCCTCTTCCATCCCATCCCATAACCAGATGATATTACAAAGAAGACAAAAAGGCATAATTTCCAATAGCTGCATAAAGGAATAAGGACTAGCAAACCACTAATAACTGTCTAttcaaaaacagaaagaaaataaaaagccCAGAAACTCAAacccataaataaatttaaaaaaagagacgagaaataaaaagaaaaagagagagagaaagatggCCAAAAGCCAAAAGTTCGATCAAAGTAGGTCATTCAGAAGAAGAAACTACCTGTTGAACTGTTTGCCGCTTTACAATTCTAACCCCTAAACAGAAGATGCGAGCATCACATCCagtcaagaaaattttattaattccatCTTTCGTCCATGGTGTAATCTGACAACAGAATAGAAAATAAGTTGACACATGAAAGACAATAAACCACTGGAGAAATGTTTCACTagtaaagcaaaataaaaatatagtagaATCCAAATAGTCAGTTACTGACTCACTCATGAAAACACACATAATGTGCACCATCCAAAAAAAAGTGACAGA belongs to Mangifera indica cultivar Alphonso chromosome 2, CATAS_Mindica_2.1, whole genome shotgun sequence and includes:
- the LOC123209330 gene encoding E3 SUMO-protein ligase SIZ1-like isoform X2 (The sequence of the model RefSeq protein was modified relative to this genomic sequence to represent the inferred CDS: added 592 bases not found in genome assembly) produces the protein MDLVASCKDKLAYFRIKELKDVLTQLGLSKQGKKQDLVDRIIAILSDDQVSKLWAKKSAVSKEDVAKLVDDTFRKLQVSVAPDLASKGQGVSNSSNMKIKEVDDHIQPDTKIRCPCGNSLGSETMIKCEDPRCHVWQHMSCVIIPEKPMEGIPPPPDKFYCEICRLSRADPFWVTITNPLYPVKLSTTNIQTDGTNPVQSVEKTFPLTRADRDLLSKQEYDVQAWCMLLNDKVPFRMQWPQYADLQVNGVPVRAINRPGSQLLGANGRDDGPIITPWTKDGINKIFLTGCDARIFCLGVRIVKRQTVQQILNLIPKESEGERFEDALARVCRCVGGGNAADNADSDSDLEVVADAIGVNLRCPMSGSRMKVAGRFKPCAHMGCFDLDVFVELNQRSRKWQCPICLKNYSLENVIIDPYFNRIASKMRNCGEDIAEIEVKPDGSWRVKTKSESERREVGDLALWHFPNGSICAPVEEVKPIVETLKHVKQEGTSEGHVGLKLGIRKNSNGFWEVSKPEDINTSSGNRLQGKLENHEPKVIPMSSSGTGSGRDGEDPSVNQDGGGTFDFASNGIELDSISLNLDPTYGFTDPNPSAPIANPNFIVLSDSEDENDLLISPGNVYRENQTDAGGVNFSIPPTGYVDNFPDTLGSIGAGGNSCLGLFAANDNDFGMPLWSLPSGTQGSPGFQLFTSNADVPDTLVDLQHGPINCQTQMNGYTLAPDTAMEPSSLVPDSSIGQPAADLSDGLVDNPLAFDREDPSLQIFLPTRPSDVSVQSDLGDQADVSNGIRTDDWISLSLGGGAIGGHSEPPAANGLNARQPVQSGEGAVDSVADTGLFPCSFKSYNIVEILDMIITD
- the LOC123209330 gene encoding E3 SUMO-protein ligase SIZ1-like isoform X1 (The sequence of the model RefSeq protein was modified relative to this genomic sequence to represent the inferred CDS: added 592 bases not found in genome assembly); its protein translation is MDLVASCKDKLAYFRIKELKDVLTQLGLSKQGKKQDLVDRIIAILSDDQVSKLWAKKSAVSKEDVAKLVDDTFRKLQVSVAPDLASKGQGVSNSSNMKIKEVDDHIQPDTKIRCPCGNSLGSETMIKCEDPRCHVWQHMSCVIIPEKPMEGIPPPPDKFYCEICRLSRADPFWVTITNPLYPVKLSTTNIQTDGTNPVQSVEKTFPLTRADRDLLSKQEYDVQAWCMLLNDKVPFRMQWPQYADLQVNGVPVRAINRPGSQLLGANGRDDGPIITPWTKDGINKIFLTGCDARIFCLGVRIVKRQTVQQILNLIPKESEGERFEDALARVCRCVGGGNAADNADSDSDLEVVADAIGVNLRCPMSGSRMKVAGRFKPCAHMGCFDLDVFVELNQRSRKWQCPICLKNYSLENVIIDPYFNRIASKMRNCGEDIAEIEVKPDGSWRVKTKSESERREVGDLALWHFPNGSICAPVEEVKPIVETLKHVKQEGTSEGHVGLKLGIRKNSNGFWEVSKPEDINTSSGNRLQGKLENHEPKVIPMSSSGTGSGRDGEDPSVNQDGGGTFDFASNGIELDSISLNLDPTYGFTDPNPSAPIANPNFIVLSDSEDENDLLISPGNVYRENQTDAGGVNFSIPPTGYVDNFPDTLGSIGAGGNSCLGLFAANDNDFGMPLWSLPSGTQGSPGFQLFTSNADVPDTLVDLQHGPINCQTQMNGYTLAPDTAMEPSSLVPDSSIGQPAADLSDGLVDNPLAFDREDPSLQIFLPTRPSDVSVQSDLGDQADVSNGIRTDDWISLSLGGGAIGGHSEPPAANGLNARQPVQSGEGAVDSVADTASLLLSMNDRRSEKASRQRSDSPFIFPRQKRSVKPRLYLSIDSDSSE